One window of Watersipora subatra chromosome 3, tzWatSuba1.1, whole genome shotgun sequence genomic DNA carries:
- the LOC137391187 gene encoding tRNA wybutosine-synthesizing protein 4-like, whose product MNNKGNTATVQGTNDSSILSKHAMVEAGYSSDPFLQVFTKKKAPRRAPLINRGYYIRTKAIESIIRDFLLIHGQKQIISLGAGFDTTAFRLSAALDIRLAMDDVYYVEVDFPEVAQRKKDLMADGDLEKYVNGSSKATSDAIKISTTNYCLIGADIGEIGCLENVWTNHTELKRDLPTLLLSECVMTYMEHALSTGLIKFCNSFFTNSLFVTYEQVEPQDAFGQFMRKHFDKLNSSLKGIGIYDNKERQVARYLACGYQTVDAFSMKEFYDSLPRTEKDRVNQLEYFDEYEEWNLKCFHYVLILARSNSSLFPQIERRVNSVEQHIHVATPEKPLTVYQQTKGSQQFSHASCLVSLTDRRVLLTHGGFGLEKSRHCRQTVTRYFLLDDNGLLSNECTIGTIVDKLPPRLHHTFTALSDSRVFVFGGRLSPSKPISQPVVLQVSYGEGGVNVDMKEIENVAGEPCPRWRHAATHICVEGKEYVLITGGVTTLDHSYFPTVLSSCHLFNPSSHSWSCLPDLPHPVHSHTTCFDDSRYVYLVGGLDGNQMVHSHIFMLDFSRQEEGWKKIVLPVEPVCSHSLHMIPNTLIVVGGIGCSGQQMDLQIVKLSSPSADTVSLPVTVNGKLRMYFNHTSHLVADQCGGYLLYIVGGGGNCFSFGTHINDSVVCHNIVP is encoded by the exons ATGAACAATAAAGGTAATACAGCCACTGTACAGGGAACAAATGACAGCAGTATACTTAGTAAACATGCTATGGTGGAGGCTGGCTACTCATCTGATCCCTTCCTACAAGTATTTACAAAAAAGAAAGCACCAAGAAGAGCTCCTCTCATAAACCGGGGCTACTATATTAGAACTAAGGCAATCGAGAGTATTATTCGAGACTTCCTGTTAATTCATGGGCAAAAACAAATTATCTCTCTTGGGGCAGGATTTGACACAACAGCTTTTCGTCTATCTGCGGCATTGGATATCCGTTTGGCTATGGACGATGTTTATTACGTAGAAGTAGACTTTCCAGAAGTGGCCCAGCGAAAAAAAGATTTAATGGCTGATGGTGACCTGGAAAAATATGTCAATGGTAGCTCTAAAGCAACAAGTGATGCCATAAAAATTTCAACAACAAATTATTGCCTGATTGGAGCAGATATCGGTGAAATTGGTTGTCTAGAAAATGTCTGGACAAATCATACAGAACTTAAGAGGGATCTACCAACTCTGTTACTTTCCGAATGTGTCATGACCTACATGGAGCATGCGCTTTCCACCGGCCTTATTAAATTCTGCAATTCTTTCTTCACTAACTCATTGTTTGTCACGTATGAACAAGTTGAACCCCAGGATGCATTTGGTCAATTCATGAGAAAGCATTTTGACAAGCTTAACTCATCCCTGAAAGGAATTGGCATTTATGATAACAAGGAAAGGCAGGTTGCTCGCTACTTGGCATGTGGCTATCAAACA GTGGATGCATTTAGTATGAAGGAGTTCTATGATTCCTTGCCTCGGACTGAGAAAGATCGGGTGAACCAACTAGAATATTTTGATGAGTATGAAGAATGGAATCTGAAATGCTTTCACTACGTCTTGATCCTTGCCAGATCTAACTCAAGTCTCTTTCCTCAAATTGAAAGGAGAGTCAACTCTGTTGAACAACACATTCATG TTGCAACTCCTGAGAAACCCCTTACTGTTTATCAGCAGACAAAAGGTTCACAGCAGTTCAGTCATGCTTCATGTCTAGTCAGTCTGACTGATAGGAGGGTCTTGCTCACCCATGGAGGCTTTGGCTTGGAGAAAAGTCGGCACTGTCGCCAGACAGTGACTCGCTATTTCTTGCTAGATGATAATG GTTTACTCTCCAATGAGTGTACTATTGGTACTATTGTGGACAAGCTACCTCCTAGACTTCACCACACCTTCACTGCCCTGAGTGATTCCAGAGTATTTGTCTTTGGTGGCAGGCTTTCTCCTTCCAAACCCATTTCTCAACCCGTCGTTCTCCAGGTTTCCTATGGAGAAG GTGGAGTCAATGTAGACATGAAAGAGATAGAGAATGTCGCAGGGGAGCCCTGTCCTAGATGGAGGCACGCTGCTACCCATATCTGTGTCGAGGGAAAGGAATATGTTCTCATCACAG GTGGTGTGACAACTCTTGACCATTCCTACTTTCCCACCGTTCTATCTTCTTGTCATCTTTTCAACCCAAGTTCACattcttggagttgtcttcctgaTCTGCCACATCCTGTTCATTCTCATACAACTTGCTTCGATGACTCGAGATATGTTTATCTTGTCGGCGGACTGGATGGCAATCAGATGGTGCAttctcacatttttatgttggaCTTTAGTCGACAGGAAGAAGGCTGGAAGAAGATCGTGCTGCCTGTCGAACCAGTATGTTCACATAGCCTTCACATGATTCCTAATACACTCATAGTTGTAGGCGGGATCGGCTGCTCTGGCCAACAGATGGATTTACAAATTGTGAAATTATCCTCTCCTTCAGCGGACACTGTTTCACTTCCTGTGACAGTTAATGGAAAGTTGAGAATGTATTTTAATCATACGAGTCATTTAGTGGCTGATCAGTGTGGTGGTTATCTATTGTACATTGTTGGAGGTGGAGGCAACTGCTTTTCTTTTGGAACTCACATTAATGATTCCGTTGTTTGCCATAATATTGTTCCATGA